The following coding sequences are from one Eptesicus fuscus isolate TK198812 chromosome 7, DD_ASM_mEF_20220401, whole genome shotgun sequence window:
- the SAP18 gene encoding histone deacetylase complex subunit SAP18, with amino-acid sequence MAVESRVTQEEIKKEPEKPIDREKTCPLLLRVFTTNNGRHHRMDEFSRGNVPSSELQIYTWMDATLKELTSLVKEVYPEARKKGTHFNFAIVFTDIKRPGYRVKEIGSTMSGRKGTDDSMTLQSQKFQIGDYLDIAITPPNRAPPPSGRMRPY; translated from the exons ATGGCGGTGGAGTCGCGCGTCACCCAGGAGGAAATTAAGAAGGAGCCGGAGAAGCCGATCGACCGGGAGAAG ACGTGCCCGCTGCTGCTGCGCGTCTTCACCACCAACAACGGGCGCCACCACCGCATGGACGAGTTTTCCCGCGGGAACGTGCCGTCCAGCGAGCTGCAGATCTACACCTG gatGGATGCAACCTTGAAAGAACTGACTAGTTTAGTAAAAGAAGTCTACCCAGAAGCTAGAAAGAAGGGCACACACTTCAACTTTGCAATTGTTTTTACCGATATTAAAAGACCTGGTTATCG GGTGAAGGAGATTGGCAGCACCATGTCCGGGAGAAAGGGGACTGATGATTCCATGACCCTGCAGTCCCAGAAGTTTCAGATAGGAGATTATCTGGACATAGCGATCACCCCTCCAAACCGGGCACCACCTCCTTCAGGGCGCATGAGgccatattaa